A region of the Flintibacter sp. KGMB00164 genome:
GCTTCCTGACTCAGACCTCTACCTTTACCGCGCAGCACGGCGCGGCCCTGGCTCTGGTCATCGTGCTGGCCATTATCATGGATATGACCGCTCAGATGAACATCTGGTCCGTAGTTACCGTCTCCAAGATGCGTGCTCAGGATGTAGCCAACAAGCTGCTGCCTGGTTTGGGCGTTATCATCGCCATCCTGGTTGCCATCGGCGGCCTGGCCTTTAACGTAGGTAACGTGGGCGGCGTGGCCCTGGGCTTCAACGCCATGATCGGTCTGGACCAGAAGGTCGGCGCTGTGGTGGCCGGCTGCCTGGGTATCATTATCTTCATCAACAAGAACGCCAAGACCATCATGGACAAGGTGGCCACCATTCTGGCTGCTGTTATTCTGGTTACCGTTCTGGTGGTTGCCATCATCTCCGAGCCCCCTCTGGGCGAGGTCGGCAAGGGCCTGGTGGACTTCCAGTACCTGCTGGATCCGAAGACCAATATGTTCACCGCTCTGACCACCCTGCTGGGCGGCTCCTGCGGCGGCTACATCGCCTTCTCCGGCGCTCACCGTCTGCTGGACGCCGGCATCTCCGGTCCCGAGAACATCGGCCATGTGCGTAAGAGTGTGCTCCAGGGCTGCGGCACCTCCGGCGCTGTGCGTATCCTGCTGTTCCTGGCTGTGCTGGGCACCTGCATGAGCGGCACCCAGTGGCTGGCTGAGAATGCCAAGATCATCACCGACGCTGCCAACGGCGGCAACCCCGCTGCTGAGGCTTTCCGTCTGGCTGCCGGTGATCTGGGCTACCGTCTGTTCGGCCTGTGCCTGTTCTCTGCCGGCGTCTCCTCCGTGGTGGGCGCGGCTTACACCTCCGTGTCCTTCCTGAAGACCCTGCACCCCTTCATTGCAAAGTATGAGCGCCAGTTTGTGGTTGGCTTCATCGCCTTCTCCACCCTGATGATGGTCATCGTGGGCAACGCTGCTGCCCTGCTCATCATCGCCGGCGCCTTCAACGGCCTGATCCTGCCTGTGACTCTGGGCGTGATGCTCTTTGCCGGTCACAAGACCCGCATCGTGGGCACCGAGTACAAGCACCCCATGTGGCTGACCGTCCTGGGTGCCATCGTGGTCGTGATCGCTCTGTACTCCGGCATCCAGGCTGTCCCCGGCATCCTGAAGCTGTTTGCTTGATTGACGACACTTGGCACGCCCGCTTAGGCGGGCGTGCCAATCACACAGAAAGGAGCCTGCTATGGCAGACGTAAAATTCCTCCTTACCGGGGACACCTCCCTGTCGGTGGAGTTCGGCAACGAGATCAGCACTGAAATCAACGCGAAGATCCGTGCCTTCAACATTGCCTTGGAGAACAGCAAGATCCCCGGCATCGTGGAGACAGTACCTACCTACCGCTCTCTTATGGTCCACTATGATCCCAGCGTTATCCGCTATGAGCCTCTGGTGAAGCGTATGAAGGGCCTGCTGGGTCAGCTGGACAAGATCCAGATTCCCCCCAGCGACGTGCTGGAGATCCCCGTGCTCTACGGCGGCGAGGCCGGTCCTGACCTGGACTTTGTGGCCGAGCACGCAGGCAAGACCCCGGAGGAGGTTATCAAGATCCACACCTCCACCGAGTACCTCATCTATATGCTGGGCTTCACCCCCGGCTTTACCTATCTGGGCGGCATGGACGAGTCCATCGCAACCCCCCGCCTCAAGCAGCCCCGGGTGAAGATTCCCGCCGGCTCCGTGGGCATTGCCGGCTCTCAGACCGGCGTGTATCCTATCGACTCCCCGGGCGGCTGGCAGCTCATTGGTCTGACTCCGGTGCGGATGTACGATCCCGACCGGGCCGAGCCCATCCTGCCTAAGGCCGGCGAGTATATCAAGTTCTATTCCATTACCAAGGCGGAGTTTGACGAGATCGCCGCCCAGGAGGCCGCCGGCACCTATGTGTGCAAGCGTCATCCCAGAAAGGAGGGGGCGAAATGAGCATTACCGTATTGAACCCCGGTCTGCTGACCACGGTACAGGATATGGGCCGTGTGGGCTATCAGCAGTTTGGCGTGTCGGTGTCCGGCGT
Encoded here:
- the pxpB gene encoding 5-oxoprolinase subunit PxpB produces the protein MADVKFLLTGDTSLSVEFGNEISTEINAKIRAFNIALENSKIPGIVETVPTYRSLMVHYDPSVIRYEPLVKRMKGLLGQLDKIQIPPSDVLEIPVLYGGEAGPDLDFVAEHAGKTPEEVIKIHTSTEYLIYMLGFTPGFTYLGGMDESIATPRLKQPRVKIPAGSVGIAGSQTGVYPIDSPGGWQLIGLTPVRMYDPDRAEPILPKAGEYIKFYSITKAEFDEIAAQEAAGTYVCKRHPRKEGAK
- a CDS encoding NRAMP family divalent metal transporter — encoded protein: MSNQPNTAAAKPSRSVLFGAAFLMATSAIGPGFLTQTSTFTAQHGAALALVIVLAIIMDMTAQMNIWSVVTVSKMRAQDVANKLLPGLGVIIAILVAIGGLAFNVGNVGGVALGFNAMIGLDQKVGAVVAGCLGIIIFINKNAKTIMDKVATILAAVILVTVLVVAIISEPPLGEVGKGLVDFQYLLDPKTNMFTALTTLLGGSCGGYIAFSGAHRLLDAGISGPENIGHVRKSVLQGCGTSGAVRILLFLAVLGTCMSGTQWLAENAKIITDAANGGNPAAEAFRLAAGDLGYRLFGLCLFSAGVSSVVGAAYTSVSFLKTLHPFIAKYERQFVVGFIAFSTLMMVIVGNAAALLIIAGAFNGLILPVTLGVMLFAGHKTRIVGTEYKHPMWLTVLGAIVVVIALYSGIQAVPGILKLFA